The genomic segment TTCCGCAAGCTGCGCGAGACCGCCTTCCAGAACCCGTTCTCGTACTTCCGCAAGTACACCCAGGTCTCCGAGGAGGAGGCGCTGGACTACGCCCGGCGGATGTGGAGCACGATCAACCGGCCCAACCTGGAGCAGAACATCGTCCCGACCCGGGGCCGCGCCAACCTCGTCCTCCGCAAGGGCTCCGACCACAAGGTGCAGCGGCTGAGCCTGCGCAAGCTGTGACCCGGCCCGGGGCCCGGCGCGCGTAATCTGCGCCCATGCTGCAGCTCCGGATCATCTGCCCCGCCGACCGCACCGAGCAGGTCACGGCGCTGCTGCGGCGGGCCGTGGGCACCGCCAACCTGATGGTCGTCCCGGGGGCCGGACGGGACCCCGCCGGGGACCTGGTGGTCTGCGACGTGGCGCGCGAGGCGGCCGACGAGGTGACGGACGAGCTGCGGGAGCTGCGCCTCCACGAGGACGGCTCGGTCGCCCTCCAGGACATCGCCGTCTCCCTGTCGCGACGGGCCGAGCAGGCCGAGCGGGACGCCCCGGGCGAGCCGGCGGACGCGGTGCTGTGGGAGGAGCTCTCGGAGGCCACCCACGAGGAGTCGGCCGTCTCGGTCACCTATCTGGCGTTCATGACGGTCGCGGTGATGATCGCGTCCTGCGGCGTGATGCTGGACAACGCCGTCCTGATCGTGGGAGCCATGGCGGTCGGCCCGGAGTTCGGGCCGCTGTCGGGGGTGAGCACCGGGCTGGTGCTGGGACGCCTGCGGGAGGCCGGACGCTCGTTCACCGCGCTGACCGCGGGGTTCGCGGTCGCCGTGGCCGCCGCCACGGCCTTCGTCCTGGCGCTGGACGCGACCGGGGTGTTCAGCGCGGACATGCTGGCCGGCGAGGACGGGCCCACCGAGTTCGTCTGGCAGCCGGGCCATGTCTCGCTGGTGGTGGCAC from the Streptomyces xinghaiensis S187 genome contains:
- a CDS encoding DUF389 domain-containing protein, translated to MLQLRIICPADRTEQVTALLRRAVGTANLMVVPGAGRDPAGDLVVCDVAREAADEVTDELRELRLHEDGSVALQDIAVSLSRRAEQAERDAPGEPADAVLWEELSEATHEESAVSVTYLAFMTVAVMIASCGVMLDNAVLIVGAMAVGPEFGPLSGVSTGLVLGRLREAGRSFTALTAGFAVAVAAATAFVLALDATGVFSADMLAGEDGPTEFVWQPGHVSLVVALLAGIAGTLSLTSEKSGALIGVAISVTTVPAAANAAAALAYGDLEELRGSGLQLAVNLAGIIAAGALTLLVQKKLLERTKRRERALAEQRAGGGAGQ